The sequence GAAAAAATGCGCCGGTAGTTATTCACATGGCTTCATGTCAACATTGCCTTTTGATGaatgacgtcatcatttttTATGACCCTTGAGACTTAACATATCAATCGATTACGTCCACGACTAAACGCTAGAAATGGATATAAAAGCCGGActtagtaaataattttttatatttttattcctttttcttGAGCTCAAGAGCCAGCGTTATATGGTAATATGATAGTTTCCTATAATGGCGAAGATTTTAACTTAGAAAACGTAGAATaggataattctcttcatgaaaaagactttacaaagctacagccacgcgacttcgaacctcttgtgtctcacaagggagaaattaataatgatgcaaagtgacgaggtgtcttttactgactcaaagtaacgttcttagcaaaatattttttaaagaaatagaaaatatatttaatcgcttttttaacattcttttcgtcaaaaaactttatcatttgatTCAGTAAAAGaactttcttactttacaagccaatttatttttatttaacaattcagcaatattttttctcCGCATGCGCCTTATTGcgcacaaatgcaaacaaattttatgtaacgttgaaatATTCGCCGTGATGGAGGACCATTCaaatgcgtgatcgaaagatcgaataatgttCGGGTCGTGATAAGGTATTAATACTGTATAAATGAAAATCActcttatgattatggtaggtcataaatgcgcTGCAGAtgctactgacttataagtagttgttttgacaaagctgttttagaaactgcattatcagcattacatgcagccttaaacagttacaaagattgaagaaaataggTACATTTAGGGTTTAATGTCCTTCCATTAAAAacgcttcttttttgaaaaacaaagaatagaaacttgagcgctacgaaagatacatgtgtaactggaaaacttttttgtctgtgtttgtattggaaattggtataatgttcttttatttaatataaaaatgtacaaaacgttatttggttgtgttctgtggatataagtacaaataatgaaatgagaagaaatgagaaactttgatcgcgttcacgtgaaatggcatttttacaaaatggcaatattttaatatggaattttatttcctggagatctcttttaaaagaactatctgtaAAGTGCGccaaccaaatataaaaactttgcttggtagatcacctgcacgacgtattttgtttagccatttttgagTTCTTTTTTTCACATCAGATGGGACTCTGTAAAAACTTCCTTCTTTGGACTTCTCTGATCGATTGGTACATCGAAACGCAAAGCAACTaagatttttaaagatttaaacgtaaattacatacaaaaagcgatttaatgtaagctataggtcttaacatgaacgttctctgcgctcgcttaaactttctgcacgatgtgttgtcattatttataatcgggtccagtcctaaatgaaatcgcccctgtctgttttttatgagaaaaaaattgaatatgcgaaggctcatacaacaattttaaataagaaaaacaagtaaagtaagttttttttgatttcttaaggctaaaatacacggtaagtttaaacggaccgattagttgtaagaaaaaaacttataagtttCATTGCAGGTAATATACCTGTCTACACGTTAAGATAAAttgtataagtttttttaaaaaaaccctcTTTTTAAAATGAATACCAAAGGAAAACACGTAAATATTCCGTGGCGGATATTGTTATAGCAGCAGCAGGGTAaatgtttgaagaaaaaaagcggttatgattagaaattgaaaaaatatgctcaaatctttagtttaaacaatagctcattaatcattctgttaatttcaatagaaaaaacttagcaaaagttgaacgtgtccaacttttaaaaaaacttataaaacaggaaaaagttgtacatctttgctgtttacacggtaagtttttttatcttacatttaaacggtccgtttaaacttaccatTAACTTTAGCATTTATGCTTTTCTGTGtacgtatatacaaaaaagaaaaaagtgatttttactgaaGTTCCCCTTTAAATACAAAAGAATAAGATGTAACAAGAAAATGTGTATATTATAGTGGATACTGTAAGTTTATGTCATAATGTCCAAGGTTTTATTATTCTCTTGCTACAGCTGACAATCTCACATATTTTAGTATGTTTGCCAACAACACATTACATCTTATCACTCAGGAGAAGAGCAAAAAACCTCTTTTAAAACATAATTGTGACCAGAAGATTATTATGTGCTTTTCTTCTAGGGCTTCCTCcctattttcatgttttttttgttgtctctagATTTACTTGTCCTTCTATCCGACTTCAGTGTAACTAGTTTAATTTCGCTGTAAATAGATTCAACTCTGTCGTAAATAGTTGCGATTTAGTCGTAAGTAATAAAGGGCGATTTTAATAAATGTTTGCTTGTTTTTTATCATAGCCATAAATCATTTCGACTTTGTCGTAAATAGCCTCGATTTAGTCGATAATAGTTTCGACTTTGTCGCAAACAGCGTTGACGTAGTCTTAAAAAGTTTTGATTTAGTCGTAGCTCGTCTTGACTTTGCTGTGGATGTTGTAGGAATAGTTGCATATGCTTTCTGCACCAACATTCTACAAAACTTGGGATTCCATGAACAAAACTCGATAATTTTGTCTCgctataaaataaattaaaaaaacctttttgttcATTTATCTGCTTTTTGTAGAGGTAACAACcatcaacaaaaatgtttttgtagcaTCAGCATTTGACCTCGTATTGCAGTCAAAAGTGAAGGATTATAAAGAAGAATTTTTGTCGAATACagtaatgaaaaatttttgtgcCGGTGATATACTTATTTAGTAGTATTTATATACTATTTTTGTACTAATGGCAAATATACATATTCGATcatatttttaatgaaattttaattttattactgtctTTGTTGACCACACACCACTTTTTTTGGTTGGATGCAACTGGTAGCAGTCTAGTGGAGATCTACTTATTTTACTTATGTTAGTTCTACCGCAGTGCAAGAGCTGAATGAAGGTTTACTTTGAAGAGGATGGCATGATTCCATTTACATACCTAATGGGCTGGTGTTTACTTGCACAGTAGTGGACATTCTTCTGTTTGTAAGCATGAACTAATACACTACGTTACCATGAAAATGTACCGGGAGAAAAAATACTATTGGCCAAAAAGTTCTTTGTTTTTACACGCGatgaaaagtttcaactttaaCTTCAATATATCGTTTAATGTGATCTTGCGCACATGATTTCAAATTTTGAAACTCACGGAAATGCGCCATTATACTTATAAATTTGTTCTACTTCTATTGATTCGCTTCTTTTATCAGATTTAATTTAAATCGTGATTAAACTAAAAGTTCGTGCTACGGAACGATAGCATATACAGAGTTAGCGCACGATATGAGCTAATGAGAAAATAACTCTTGGTATTTGTATATAGCAAGGGTGGTATTGGATTGTATGCATGTTTTTTATGACTTGTTAACAACAATTGGAAGCAAAACAATCGAAGCATCTACTTTAGCAAATGACAAATGACATAAACACCAGTTACAAGGTAAAATCCCAACCCTCTTAACCTGacttttattttcctttatttCCCAGAGTCTTTTATGTGTTAAACTGAAGAAGACTCGCCGCCTGATGGTAGAACGCTTACCAACATGATTTCCAAAACATGCTTACCCCTTGAGCTTTGTGCCTTTTGCTCTTTCCCAGTTGAAATCCGCTCGCAAGACCATTAATAGAATGGTTGCAGCAAAGTATGAATAGTAAGCTCGCTAGCATTAGTTTCTTCATGATTTACTAGCTCACACAGATATTATCGAAAATTACGTAAAGTTTGGCCGACTTTAATACAAATCTCATGTAATTAAATTGTTTACCAGGACTTTTATACTCACAGaattcaataaaaacaactaaCGCGTTTTTAATCATTAGCTTCATTTAAAGGTCACAAAACAGATTGTTTTGTAAAAGTTAGCAATAATAGATCGTGGGTAAGAATCTTTAAAGATTATCTCCTCGCAACAGGAGGTATGATTGAGTATTTAGTGTATTCTCAAGAGTCTTCAAAATACAGTTCATTAAAAACACAGATAAGCACTAATTAGGTTAAGTATGTCACGTTTTTATAATCATCTTCTGCATGCTGTTTTTTGTGATGCGTCAAATTGTGCGTGCTGTGGAAACGTCATGTTTAAATTGCTAGTCATTGCAACTTCGTCACCACAGTCAATTTTGGTTTCATTGCAAACATGGGGTAACCGAATTAGAGTAGTATTTGGGGTAGTGGCTGGGGTAAGTAATTTCAATATTCAAAgcatatattttataaatatacaTTAATTTTATATTCACTTTTACTCCACTACGACGGCTCTTAAATCGCTTAACATACCGAATTTAGCACCAATTGGTTAAAAGAAGTTTTACTTTTACGTTTAGTTTAGAACGCGCAGCTCagctatatttaaaatttatgtaataATTTGCAGACAAAATGCTTTTACAAAACTGAgccactgtaaaaaaaatctgtgaaataaaactgtaaaataaatctgtaaaataaaactaCCACCCCAAACACTACCCCAATTAAGGTACCCATATTTTTAACCAACAGTGCAAACTCAAATAGAACCTGCTTTGTAATACAGTATTTATATTCAATCAATCGAGAGAGTTAATTATTTGGCATAGTACACGACAACCTGCAGTccgtttattattttatttcacctAAACTTCTTTGTTGAAAATAGCATTTTCAAAAGGGCTTTCCATTGGATGTGTAACATACATATACCTGTATCATGATGGTAAATATGGATGATAGGTTACATTAAATGTAATGCCCGGGTCTTTTTGGCAGAAAATATCCTATCTAATAAGTCATTCCGCTTAAAATTTCTAGCTTGCAATATGATCTGCCTAACCAACTTATCATTGTACTCGCCTTAAGCGAAGCTTCCAGTTCGTTATATACACTATCAAGAAAATCCCCTGCTGGAAAAATCCGATTCAGACGTAAAGCTTGTCTATAGGGAATAgaacttttaaaatgaaatacgTTACAGGATGTTGCCTCTAGATACTGTTGAGTATCTGTTGCTTTCACGTACAAATCAGTAATAATTTGGTAGCCTTTTCGAATAAACTGGACATCTAGTAGCTAGAATGACAAGCATTTAGAAGTTCTAAAAACTGCTTAAGATTTTCCTCCCATGCTGCCAAATCATAAATATGTCTCAATGAAACGCCATCAGACCAACGGTTTTAAGGGAGAGTTATTTAGAAATCTTTCTTCTATCATATTCATGAACAAAATTGCGTAAGGTGGCGCCATTTTGGTCCAAATAGCTGTTCCTTGTTTCTGCTTATAAAACTGTTGATTGTGTTCGAAGTAGTTATTCTTTAAAACACATTCAGCCAGTTCcataaaacattttgttggaaCTGTTTTATTCTCCTTTTTTTCGAGTGCAGCTCTAATTGCTTGTAGCCCTACGTCGTGAGCTATATCAACAGTAcataacaaaatattatttggttAAGAAGTCCCcgaagtttacaaagaaaatcgtttgtaTCCTTTATAAAAGCTTTGACCTGTCTAAATAATGGTTGTAGATGAAAATccacaaagaaaaaatattttagtaaaATAACCACAATTGGAAAGGACATGCCTTCCACGAACTTTATGAAAACGTTTGTGTATCTTAGGCAACAAATAAGAACAGCCTATTTTAGGACTGATAAAAAGTATTTCATAGTCTCACTAGGTGATGGTTGGTATCCGTATGCTTGTGAATGTTTTTGTGTTCGATATTCTTTGTTACCTTTATGTTAAGAGGGACGACGGAGTccgttttatgttttttgaatcGATGTTCTAATACGTGCgtgatattttattttaaatttagtagTTTTTACTGCTACACCAACAGTGATACTCAGTTTTTTGTTCTTTTCCTAGTTTTTGGGGGTTGATGAAGGTATTGTACCGACAAAAGCGACTTGATAAGTGGCCGTGATTGGCGGAAGTGAAGGCTTGTCTTGATGGGCTCAAACCACCAACGAGGCACGATCCTGTAGTGAGAGAAAAGACAATTGCAAACTCGTCTCACTATCACACTGATAGCTCGGTTAGCAGAGGGTGCTAACATTGTATACTGAAAGTTTCCTAATTATTTTGATGCTTCAGCAACTAGTTTCTATAAACAGGTTTCCTATTAAAAAACATACGTGTAACAGACCACTGCAACAATTTCATTGAATGTGCAATAGCATTTCTGTGCTAAGTACTCCACACTGGTTGTGAGACATGGTTTAAGTAGACTAAGTGGTCAACCTGACCTGCAATGCTAACCTTTTGTTGCTTTACTGATTTCTTTATCTTCCATATTTTGGAAGTACTACGTTGAATGctgtatatattttattgacaTAAACTAGCTCTTATGCAGGGATCTTGTTATATTAAAACAAGCCTTTACTGGCACAAGGGTGCACCAAATTTGACTTCCTCGTCCAACATAATGTTTTACATCGAAGCCAACGAAGATCGCAACATTCAAGGAAAATAGAGGTGCTGAAGTGACCAACAATCAGCATGTTTCAAGAGTATAGATTAAACTGAATCTCCGCAATCCTACGTCCGCTGTAAACATCGAgaagtgaactttgacaatgCGACACTCTACATATAAACAACAAATGTGATTACTTGTGGTGGTTATTGTGAAATACTTTTAGTCAAAAGCTGTAGTTATCCACGAAAGAATTGATGTTGTTAATCACACTCGTTTCTATGTTATTTAAAACTTGTGAGTACGCTCGCGTCTATCTCTATAATGACGTAATGTTTAAATagccggtaaacaaaaaagactaatttttttcagatttcGCATTCTTCAGTATATTCAGTCACAGAAAACCTTATCTATTATTACAAAACGATAGATTCTGCGCTATTAAGTGCTATTTATTTTAGTGATTACATGTTTTTACTGCAACAAGTTTACATAAGACATATTTATAAAGGTGCGTTCagataataataatacattcaaaaattttttttttaatttttttttaaatatacatgAGGGAACAAGAGAATTATTTACGTATTGAAGAAGGTCGATTATAACTAAGAGATAAAGTACTGATTAGAACAAAAGGGAGGGCAAAGGGTTGCTTGATGGTAGGGACTTACTTTATGGATGCTACCCtctattgttgttattgttattattatattgACACAATAAAAAATCATACGGTAATCCAAACTTTGTTCGTTTCAGAAAGTTTGATGGGAGTTATCGATTAGTACGACTAAATGCTGAAACAAGATTAATAGCTTGATTTAGCGTTCTGGATGACAAGCTATTCAATAAATGCTGCTTTCGAAATTTAAAGAGCTCTGTCAAAGTTCTATTCCTACTTGCGATCAAAAAGCTGGATTGGGCACGAACCAATAATGCAAAAAGTATTGTGGATAAATTAACGTATAAAACCAAACTAAGTAGAATTATGTGTAGATcactacaaattttttaaaaacaaaaaaactgacGACATATACTAAGATTAGATTATTTTGTCAGTCCCCCCCCCTGTCTTCGCTTATAGATACTCCTCGAAACTCCTATTTTCCGCATTATTGTTTGACGACCAGTAAAAATTCAAATCGGATTCTGAAAGATTAAAGGGACTGTTTTGTTCATGAAGGAAACTCTGCAAACTTTTCAGCTTTTCGTCATAAACATTGGCACTCTTTTCTGCATCATTATATGTCTTTTCTGCGTCCGGAACGTCTGCTTCCACATATTGATTTTCAATCACCATTTGAGAAGTACTGTGGGAAACGGCTGGCATCACTATATTTGATCCTTCAACAACCTGTTGTTGCAACAGTATGTGGGATTGATTGATGTTATCAACAGGTTCCTGTCCAGGCATGACACCTTCAACGATTTGTTGCTGGGGCATGTCTTGTGCGTACTGTGTAGGATGTTGTGTCTGTTGCAGTTGTTGCGCCTTAATTGACTTCTCATTCAACACAACTACTCTTGATTGCTCTGAAGACAGTTGCTCGAGCTGCTCATTTTGACATTGTTGTAGTGGTTTCAGCGGTGTCAGcaaattattttgtatttgttgaaaatattttggttgtcCAGGATATAACATGCTGTTTGGCTCCCTAATTTTTTGAGACGCATCCAAATTAAATTGCGGAGCATTAAGCAATTCGTCAAGGTGGTTGATGACATCGTTAGATTTATCAAAGGTCTGTCCAGGCATTGCAATGGATGATGCTGCTATGAGGTTTGTTGATCCACAAGTATCATCCAATTGGTGTTCATTTGGTTGATGAAAAATTCTGTTCCCAAACAAGTTGTTGCTTTTATTTCCTGTTGTTGCGTAGGTGATATCAACATCTTGTTGGTCTAATTGAGACGAAGTCTGCCTAGGTGTGTTGAAGTATTCGATGATGGAGTCACTCAGAGTCCTAAAATTTCCAGCATACCTCAATCTATCTCCAGCTGATGATGGATCAATTGGTGATGGATCGCACGTCTTCCTTCTTTTGGCACCGATGTGATAATCATCTAAAGTATTTCGCAagataaataacaaaatgattCACTTGTATTTTCTTGAGGGAGATCGTTTATACTTGCATTCGCATTAAGCCCTTATTACTCTATAAACATTTCTTTTTGCCATTACAGAGTAAAGCAGATTCTGGAAACTCAAGTTCATTGacaataaaacaaacaacaacaacaataaaaacaacaaaaaataaccagAAACATATTACCTTCATCGTTAGGTTGATATATAAACTCTATTCTTTTTTGAGAATGCCAATCTTTGTTGGATTTTCTTTGAAGTTCAATAAAGACCTTTTTCGGTTCAACTGTTTTACCATCACGATATGGTGGCATGATGAATTTGAAACTAGTCTAAAATTgaaagggttttttttaaaaaaaataggtaGGGTTATATAGGTTTTAATTATACGCGTCTTGTGTGATGTAATCCGAAGTTTTGTGTGGCATTGTTGGAGTGTCAGACGTAAAATGCGACGTGGTACAGCGTCAAGTGTCGTGTAGTATAGCGCGATGTGATGCATGGTGCCATGTGTTGTGTCGGTAATCATTATAAACCCGTGGGTAATCACAGGTttataatgataaataatgagAAACACTGAAAACCTTGTCTTGAATTTtaccacatttttttaaaattgtaggaGAAAatgaaaagtcgcaaataatcATGTTGTTCTTTGTTTGAAATACAGAAAGATTATTCATTTTGACCTAGTTTGAAATAACTATGATTCATCAGTCCTGCTGCAAGGTTACCATACGCTTGGTTACACGTCAAAGAAAATACAGTAAGAATTAGTGgtatatttattttcaaaacataataaaaaaaactatttgtgaaaaaactttttgcgCAGTGGCAGTATATAAAATTATAGGACAAAAGTCCAAAGTCTAGATAGGGTTCTGATTATATTTATGGCCTTTAAAAAGGTCTCCGTTTTAAAGGTATGGCCACCCTGTTTCATTGACattgttataaaaattataaaagaaataaaaaaaacgcaaTTTAAACTAGATTTTGATTTCGAGTCAGCAAGACAACACGTGCATTTTGTCTTTTCAAGCAAATGGCAAAAAACCCAGAACAAACGTCAACAAAAAATTATCTTgttataaaaagtataaaaaaacaaaaaaatgcaattttaaCTAGATTTTGATTTCGAGTCAGCAAGACAACACGTGCATTTTGTCTTTCCAAGCAGATGGCAAAAAACCCAGAACAAATGTCAACAAAAAATCATGTGTAAAGTAGTTTTTATATGTTATTACTAGTTGTAGAGAATTGTGTAGAGCTGAGAATTTAAATGGCTAAATGGTGCCTACTCACATTCTTATGAATATCGACTTTGTTTATTGGAACAAACTTTTTCCATGATGGCTCCAAggtattttctaaaaaacagttcttgaaattataaacaataaaacaaaaaataaaagttaaccTTAAATAAACAAGCTAAACATACCTCCATCATGAACGCAAATGACTGCATCCTCCGCTAAAACAGAAAAGTAGTAAGTGGTAAGAATACAACTTTGAAATTTAATTCTTGCTATAACCCTGGATTGTTTTAATTTGGCGTGTATTTAAGGATTTTAGagtaataatatataaaaatgcacATTAAATGACAACATTAGggacaaacaaaaatttgtctGTGCCTAATTCGAAAATTTGCATCAAATATCAACGAAAGTAAAACAACTATTCTATTACAAGAACAGTAACTACGCACCATCAACATTTGAACAGTTTACTTGGATTTCAGTTCCACCTTTTGCAGGTCCAACTATTTCTTTCTGGATAACATGAAATGCCATGATATTCATATCAGCACCGCTTTTGCAGCCTttacaagtaaaaaaaagtaatacGCAACGCAACTAGTAAATTTAGCTGAGATTTAAAAAACTAAGCAATAAATCAACAAATTCTTAGTAGTTTGGTCTGATTTTTTCCTATCTTTAGTTTCGAGTTCTAATAAAAGCAAACAACAGTAGTAACAGTAGATATCCCCCAGAATTTTTGTCTGACAGTCACAGGGCGactatataaattaaaattgaatcTCAGATCGATTATTTCAAAAGTTTGGTTTCTGAACCTAGgcattaaaagaataaaaaaatgtatatttaaTAACACGTAATGTATATTTAACAACACGTAATGTATATTTAATAACACGTAATGTATATTTAATAACACGTAATGTATTTTTAATAACACGTAATGTATATTTAAGAACTTTTAACATGAAATTCGTtacaaaaaaactattttttcaattgatttaaaagtaaaaattttaattgattgtttgcgttttttaatgaaatcgacaaaaattattttttgttataaattatacaataaattttaaacgtAAACGTTgctgagtggatttttccaggAATTTtcgttaaaaacttttttttattagcctTCTTAATGAAATTATCAATAAACCTTTTTGTGATAAGAAGCGCAATACATTTAAggggattcttccacgggtttaAATAGTTAATTAATACTTCTGTAAAAAACTTACGTGCATTGATTATA is a genomic window of Hydractinia symbiolongicarpus strain clone_291-10 chromosome 14, HSymV2.1, whole genome shotgun sequence containing:
- the LOC130625455 gene encoding uncharacterized protein LOC130625455 → MAFQGNSGAQLSVVQTQSLGMQENVQQPLSITEQPSSYGHTYRYSNERRDGKAYGHIKGRRGPYPKVKLNPCFQHGKVILSLVDSNHQLHPYSSIRKDRSGQQSENIDFHVYDIGQKELELDLCIQALKRQNDSNNRAEMDSKRSMLVRRMNCVYKSASFINDYALNDCDAYNYASMMNNSYEISDVNNQNWLKEAAEQQAKETDLNKCHLRFQLVLQSVDGRFIYYPPIFSSVIINARCKSGADMNIMAFHVIQKEIVGPAKGGTEIQVNCSNVDAEDAVICVHDGENTLEPSWKKFVPINKVDIHKNTSFKFIMPPYRDGKTVEPKKVFIELQRKSNKDWHSQKRIEFIYQPNDEDDYHIGAKRRKTCDPSPIDPSSAGDRLRYAGNFRTLSDSIIEYFNTPRQTSSQLDQQDVDITYATTGNKSNNLFGNRIFHQPNEHQLDDTCGSTNLIAASSIAMPGQTFDKSNDVINHLDELLNAPQFNLDASQKIREPNSMLYPGQPKYFQQIQNNLLTPLKPLQQCQNEQLEQLSSEQSRVVVLNEKSIKAQQLQQTQHPTQYAQDMPQQQIVEGVMPGQEPVDNINQSHILLQQQVVEGSNIVMPAVSHSTSQMVIENQYVEADVPDAEKTYNDAEKSANVYDEKLKSLQSFLHEQNSPFNLSESDLNFYWSSNNNAENRSFEEYL
- the LOC130625941 gene encoding uncharacterized protein LOC130625941 — protein: MKKLMLASLLFILCCNHSINGLASGFQLGKSKRHKAQGRDKIIEFCSWNPKFCRMLVQKAYATIPTTSTAKSRRATTKSKLFKTTSTLFATKSKLLSTKSRLFTTKSK